A single Xylella taiwanensis DNA region contains:
- a CDS encoding HlyD family secretion protein — protein sequence MKDLFRKEVLEAKRTSWLGGISLIQPIKAWLLVLASSMMALLVVLFLCLGTYTRRSSVTGQLVSSKGLVTVVAPATGTVSQIKVSEGTNALSGQILALVTVPRTTVTSGDATRALEQRLQERRQGLSMSQQAQMQVLSAQTSGIEAQLSAAQRELAQIEIEIATRQKQIQIANETLQRLKQLEDARYVGTLQIKQQESTVLDYTSQMQAMQRQAIMTRRSIAQLQQSLRELPGQYQNSEANYRRELAQLEQEQVETEARGALSVVSPIDGVIATQIVKPQQTVQAGQPMLSLLPVNGELEAELLLPSRAIGFIEQGDEVRLRYQAYPYQKFGHQRGRVSRISRSALTSGELGALIGDTRQAEPYYRVIVKIPQQSITAYGRQEPLKPGMLIDADILSEKRRLIEWIFEPLYSLRGKVSNN from the coding sequence GTGAAGGATCTGTTCCGCAAAGAAGTACTTGAGGCAAAGCGCACAAGTTGGCTTGGTGGTATCTCTTTGATCCAACCAATTAAAGCATGGTTGTTAGTGCTGGCATCCAGCATGATGGCGCTGTTAGTTGTGCTGTTTCTCTGCTTAGGGACTTACACCCGTAGGTCCAGCGTAACGGGGCAACTCGTGTCATCTAAAGGACTGGTGACGGTAGTAGCACCTGCTACGGGTACAGTAAGCCAGATCAAAGTGTCCGAGGGAACTAATGCACTTTCTGGGCAGATACTTGCATTGGTGACAGTGCCGCGGACTACTGTTACCAGTGGTGATGCCACCAGGGCCTTGGAACAGCGGTTACAGGAGCGGAGGCAGGGGTTGTCGATGAGTCAACAAGCTCAGATGCAAGTGCTATCCGCGCAAACATCAGGCATTGAAGCGCAACTGAGTGCCGCACAACGTGAGTTGGCACAGATCGAAATTGAGATTGCGACTCGTCAGAAACAGATACAGATTGCCAACGAAACTTTACAGCGCTTGAAGCAGTTGGAGGATGCGCGTTACGTGGGCACACTGCAAATCAAACAACAGGAGTCCACCGTACTGGACTACACCAGCCAAATGCAGGCAATGCAACGCCAAGCCATCATGACTCGACGGTCTATTGCTCAGTTGCAACAATCCTTAAGGGAATTGCCGGGGCAGTATCAGAATTCCGAGGCAAACTACCGACGCGAACTGGCGCAACTGGAGCAGGAACAGGTAGAAACCGAGGCTCGTGGTGCGCTTTCTGTAGTTTCCCCAATCGATGGAGTCATTGCTACCCAGATTGTCAAGCCTCAGCAAACAGTGCAGGCAGGGCAACCAATGTTGAGTTTGTTACCAGTAAATGGTGAGTTGGAAGCAGAACTCCTCTTGCCGAGTCGCGCCATTGGTTTTATTGAGCAAGGTGATGAGGTTCGTTTACGTTACCAAGCTTATCCGTATCAGAAATTCGGTCATCAACGTGGTCGAGTGTCTAGAATTAGTCGTAGTGCATTGACTTCAGGTGAGCTTGGAGCATTAATCGGTGATACCCGACAAGCCGAACCGTATTACCGAGTTATAGTGAAGATTCCCCAACAGTCCATCACAGCCTATGGTCGGCAGGAACCTTTAAAACCTGGAATGTTGATTGATGCTGATATTCTTAGCGAAAAACGTCGATTAATCGAATGGATATTCGAACCATTGTACTCGTTGCGAGGAAAGGTTAGTAATAATTGA
- a CDS encoding peptidase domain-containing ABC transporter — translation MRPVLQSEVSECGLASLVMLANAHGKHLSLSQLRQRFPSSLKGAKLTHLVHIAQQLGFSTRPLRLDMEDLNKLKLPCVLHWDLNHFVVLAKVGTTKATIYDPAIGKRKLSLNEVSKYFTGIALELTPTTEFKQQKAPPSISARQLTGPIRGLWRALAQILLLSLALQVFAVLSPFYMQWVVDQVLVSADRDLLVVLGLGFGLALLLQIAIGLFRGWSVVYLSSRLGLQWMANVFAHLLKLPLEYFEKRHLGDLTSRMSSVQSIQKTLTTSFVEAIIDGLMTIVTLGLMLVYSWKLALVTLVAVVLYLLIRAISYWPVRDCTEQQLVVGAKQQSHLLESLRGIQSLKVAGEESLRRSTYDNLLNNTVNQEVRLARMSLGFSSASQLVFGLERIGVIWLGAKLALDNVFSVGMLIAYLSYKDQFTSRISSLIDKWVEFRMLRLHGERLADIVLTSPEEDYELPEMQLPKKEPDIEVDGLSFRYGEGEPWILKDCSFKIAAGESVAIIGASGCGKTTLMKLLLGLLKPTTGTIRIGGRDLHKFGARNVRSVVGAVMQDDQLFAGSVADNISFFDPDFDLERIEAAAKLAAIHDDIAAMPMGYHALIGDMGSALSGGQKQRVILARALYRHPKLLCLDEATSHLDVTRERLVNEAVHQLKLTKVIVAHRPETIASTDRVVILDHGRIVQTVAMPTDHQESIEMVQNT, via the coding sequence ATGAGACCTGTTTTGCAATCTGAGGTCAGTGAATGTGGCTTGGCTTCGCTGGTGATGCTAGCGAACGCTCATGGCAAGCATCTGAGCCTATCCCAGCTTCGTCAGCGTTTTCCTTCATCCCTTAAAGGCGCCAAACTGACTCATCTGGTTCATATTGCACAACAGCTTGGCTTTTCTACTCGTCCACTGCGCCTGGATATGGAAGATCTGAATAAGCTTAAACTGCCTTGCGTTCTGCACTGGGATCTCAACCACTTTGTGGTGCTGGCAAAAGTCGGTACCACTAAGGCCACCATTTATGACCCAGCCATCGGCAAGCGAAAGCTTTCACTCAATGAAGTGTCAAAATACTTCACTGGTATAGCCCTTGAATTGACACCTACGACCGAATTCAAGCAACAGAAAGCACCTCCTTCGATCTCAGCACGTCAGTTGACCGGTCCGATCCGAGGATTGTGGAGGGCTTTGGCCCAGATTCTGTTATTGTCGCTAGCTTTACAGGTCTTTGCAGTGCTGTCGCCTTTCTACATGCAATGGGTCGTGGATCAGGTATTGGTCTCGGCTGATCGCGATCTGCTGGTGGTACTGGGATTGGGCTTCGGATTGGCGCTGTTGCTTCAGATCGCCATCGGTTTGTTTCGTGGCTGGTCAGTGGTCTACCTGTCGTCAAGGCTTGGCCTGCAATGGATGGCTAACGTGTTCGCACATCTGTTGAAGCTGCCATTGGAGTACTTCGAAAAGCGCCATCTTGGAGACTTGACTTCTCGCATGTCTTCGGTGCAATCGATCCAGAAAACGTTGACCACCAGTTTCGTTGAAGCGATTATTGACGGGCTGATGACGATCGTCACACTGGGTTTGATGCTCGTTTACAGTTGGAAGCTGGCATTGGTCACATTGGTAGCGGTGGTGTTGTACCTGCTCATCCGTGCCATTTCATACTGGCCAGTACGCGACTGTACCGAGCAGCAATTAGTTGTTGGTGCAAAACAGCAGAGCCATTTGCTGGAATCACTACGTGGCATTCAAAGTTTGAAAGTGGCAGGTGAAGAGTCGCTACGCCGTTCTACTTACGACAACCTACTCAACAACACGGTCAACCAAGAAGTGCGATTGGCACGCATGTCATTGGGTTTCTCGAGCGCTAGCCAACTTGTGTTCGGACTGGAGCGCATCGGAGTGATCTGGTTAGGTGCGAAATTGGCGTTGGACAACGTATTCTCGGTCGGCATGTTGATCGCCTATTTATCCTACAAAGATCAGTTCACTTCGCGGATCTCTAGCTTGATTGATAAGTGGGTTGAGTTCCGCATGTTGCGCCTACATGGCGAACGGTTGGCTGATATCGTCTTGACCTCTCCGGAGGAGGACTACGAATTGCCGGAAATGCAGCTACCGAAAAAAGAACCAGATATCGAAGTGGATGGATTGTCGTTCCGCTATGGTGAAGGTGAACCATGGATATTGAAAGATTGCAGCTTCAAAATCGCAGCGGGCGAATCGGTGGCAATCATTGGTGCCTCGGGCTGCGGTAAAACGACACTGATGAAGTTGCTGCTTGGGTTGCTGAAACCTACCACAGGTACGATACGTATTGGTGGGCGGGATTTACATAAATTCGGCGCACGTAATGTGCGTTCGGTTGTTGGTGCGGTGATGCAAGATGATCAACTCTTTGCGGGTAGCGTCGCTGATAACATCAGTTTTTTTGATCCGGACTTCGACCTGGAGCGTATTGAAGCGGCAGCGAAGTTAGCCGCAATCCATGACGATATCGCCGCGATGCCAATGGGGTATCACGCGTTGATCGGCGATATGGGCAGTGCGCTATCCGGCGGACAGAAGCAACGTGTTATCTTGGCCCGTGCGCTTTACCGCCACCCCAAGTTGCTGTGCCTGGACGAGGCAACCAGCCATTTGGACGTCACGCGAGAGCGCTTAGTCAACGAGGCGGTACACCAGTTAAAACTGACCAAAGTGATTGTGGCACACCGCCCGGAGACCATTGCTAGTACGGATCGTGTCGTCATTTTGGATCATGGACGGATCGTGCAAACAGTGGCAATGCCAACAGATCATCAAGAGTCAATCGAAATGGTGCAGAACACGTGA
- a CDS encoding ABC transporter permease translates to MTNTPSNTQRNLTALGTIVRREVQRILRIWIQTLVPPAITMALYFLIFGQLIGTRVGSMDDFDYIHFIVPGLVMMSVIQNSYGNISSSFFGAKFGRHIEELLVSPMPNWVILWGYVTGAVLRGLMVGTIVMAIAMCFTPVRLPYPLVTLSTAVLAAIIFSLAGFINAVYAKKFDDITIIPTFILTPLTYLGGVFYSVKLLPGWAETATYANPIFYMVNAFRYGLLGHSDVPLWIAYVLMLTFIAGLSALSLWLLRREIE, encoded by the coding sequence GTGACCAATACACCAAGCAACACCCAGCGTAACCTGACCGCTCTGGGCACCATCGTACGCCGCGAAGTGCAACGCATCTTGCGCATCTGGATCCAAACACTGGTGCCACCAGCCATCACCATGGCCTTATATTTTTTGATCTTCGGCCAGTTGATCGGCACACGCGTGGGCTCAATGGACGACTTTGACTATATACACTTCATCGTACCTGGCTTGGTCATGATGAGTGTGATCCAGAACAGTTACGGCAACATCAGTTCTTCGTTCTTCGGTGCCAAGTTCGGCCGACACATTGAGGAACTGCTGGTGAGTCCGATGCCAAACTGGGTGATTCTATGGGGCTACGTCACCGGAGCAGTGCTACGAGGACTAATGGTCGGCACTATCGTGATGGCAATCGCGATGTGCTTTACTCCAGTACGGCTACCGTACCCATTGGTCACGTTGAGCACAGCGGTACTGGCTGCAATCATTTTCTCACTGGCCGGCTTCATTAACGCTGTCTACGCCAAAAAGTTCGACGACATCACGATCATACCGACGTTCATTCTGACTCCGTTGACTTACCTCGGAGGAGTGTTTTACTCAGTGAAGCTGCTACCCGGCTGGGCTGAAACCGCCACTTACGCGAACCCGATTTTCTACATGGTCAACGCCTTTCGCTACGGTTTGCTCGGCCATAGCGACGTCCCACTATGGATAGCATACGTACTGATGCTCACGTTCATCGCAGGGCTCAGTGCATTATCACTCTGGTTACTACGGCGGGAAATAGAATAG
- a CDS encoding ABC transporter ATP-binding protein, producing MNSTVPHAPALHVHHLHKTYSNGTQALKGISLDINPGDFFALLGPNGAGKSTLIGIVSSLVNLSSGNVEVFGIDLVHERSAAMRLIGLVPQEINFNLFEKPLDILINYAGFYGIPHAEAEALAEVELKRAYLWEKAQVMSRTLSGGMKRRLMIARAMMTQPRLLILDEPTAGVDVEIRRDMWRVLQEINASGTTIMLTTHYLEEAESLCRNLAIIDRGQIIEKGPMRTLLAKLDVEGFLLDIDGTLPMQLPTIENTTLSALDDHTLDLNMPRAMDLNRVFAALSAANIQVRSMRTKSNRLEELFIRLTSTENRNITESLPAYAATP from the coding sequence TTGAACTCAACTGTCCCTCATGCACCCGCTCTGCACGTGCATCATCTGCACAAGACCTACAGCAATGGTACGCAGGCCCTGAAAGGGATCAGTCTGGACATTAACCCAGGTGATTTCTTCGCTCTACTTGGTCCCAACGGCGCCGGCAAGTCCACTTTAATCGGCATCGTCAGTTCGCTAGTCAATCTGAGCAGCGGTAACGTCGAAGTGTTCGGCATTGACTTGGTACACGAACGTAGTGCGGCAATGCGACTGATCGGCCTAGTACCACAGGAGATCAACTTCAACCTGTTCGAAAAACCTTTAGACATTCTGATCAACTACGCCGGCTTCTACGGCATACCGCACGCTGAAGCTGAAGCACTGGCAGAGGTTGAGCTCAAGCGCGCGTACCTGTGGGAGAAGGCACAGGTGATGAGCCGTACCCTGTCCGGTGGGATGAAACGGCGTTTGATGATTGCCCGTGCGATGATGACCCAACCGCGTTTGCTTATCCTGGATGAACCTACTGCTGGTGTGGACGTCGAGATCCGCCGCGATATGTGGCGCGTCCTACAGGAGATCAATGCCAGTGGCACCACAATCATGCTCACCACGCATTACCTTGAAGAAGCCGAAAGCCTCTGTCGTAATTTGGCCATCATCGACCGTGGTCAGATCATCGAGAAGGGACCTATGCGTACACTGCTCGCCAAACTAGACGTGGAAGGCTTTCTTCTCGACATCGACGGAACACTACCGATGCAACTTCCAACAATTGAGAACACTACGCTAAGCGCGTTGGACGATCACACATTGGACTTGAACATGCCACGCGCAATGGACCTGAATCGCGTGTTCGCTGCGCTGAGTGCCGCCAACATCCAAGTACGCTCGATGCGTACCAAGAGTAATCGTCTGGAAGAGCTGTTTATACGCTTGACCAGTACAGAGAACCGTAACATCACTGAAAGCCTGCCAGCGTACGCTGCCACACCCTAA